Proteins encoded by one window of Halomonas chromatireducens:
- a CDS encoding Ldh family oxidoreductase — protein MERQAGAGNRRLPATGFLDAGDGVGHLAGYTAMEHAVAMAGEVGMGAVALGRSSHFGAAGCYALAAAERGMIGLAFCNSDPFVLLHNSLAPFHGTNPIAFAAPVTGQSPFLLDMATSSVPWNRVQQYGAIGRELPDQVAADGEGRVTRIPAEVAALLPLGGSDFGFKGAGLGGMVEVLSSTLSGMLNGFRLLPMGGADMSTPRGVGHFFLALNPAAFVDEVTFASCLADYLADLRAQPASDGGEVLAPGDREWRCLARRDAEGIPLDSANQVAYATLAESLSVQPLRPLA, from the coding sequence GTGGAGAGGCAAGCGGGTGCTGGTAACCGGCGCCTGCCGGCCACGGGCTTCCTGGACGCCGGTGATGGCGTTGGCCACCTGGCCGGTTACACGGCCATGGAGCATGCGGTAGCCATGGCCGGAGAGGTCGGCATGGGCGCGGTGGCGTTGGGGCGCTCTTCCCACTTCGGGGCCGCCGGCTGCTATGCACTGGCCGCCGCCGAGCGTGGCATGATCGGCCTGGCGTTTTGCAATTCGGACCCTTTCGTCCTGCTTCACAATAGCTTGGCACCCTTCCATGGCACGAATCCTATCGCCTTCGCGGCGCCGGTAACGGGACAGTCGCCCTTCCTGCTGGACATGGCCACCAGTTCGGTCCCCTGGAACCGTGTCCAGCAGTACGGTGCCATTGGACGCGAATTGCCGGACCAGGTTGCCGCCGATGGCGAGGGGCGTGTCACCCGGATACCGGCCGAGGTCGCTGCATTGCTGCCGCTGGGTGGCAGCGACTTCGGCTTCAAGGGAGCAGGACTCGGCGGCATGGTCGAGGTCCTGAGTTCGACGCTGTCCGGCATGCTCAATGGCTTCCGCCTGTTGCCCATGGGAGGGGCGGACATGTCGACCCCCCGCGGTGTCGGACACTTCTTCCTGGCGTTGAATCCGGCGGCCTTCGTCGACGAGGTGACCTTCGCGTCTTGCCTGGCCGACTACCTGGCCGATCTGCGCGCCCAGCCGGCCTCGGATGGTGGCGAGGTGCTGGCGCCGGGGGATCGCGAGTGGCGCTGCCTGGCACGGCGAGATGCCGAGGGAATCCCCCTGGATAGCGCCAACCAGGTGGCCTATGCGACGTTGGCCGAGTCATTGAGTGTCCAGCCACTGCGTCCGCTGGCCTGA
- a CDS encoding L-fuconate dehydratase, with protein MPTITRVEIQDIRFPTSLSLDGSDAMNAAPDYSATYVILHTDDDGPEGHGLTFTIGRGNEIVVTAVRSLAPLVEGRSLASITENMGAFWREITGDSQLRWIGPDKGAIHLATAALVNGVWDLWAKCEGKPVWKLLTDMTPEALVRCLDFRFVTDALTPEEAIALLRRQAAGKGAREAEMRREGYPGYTTSAGWLGYDDDKVRRLARESLAEGWTHFKQKIGGNIEEDARRAALLREEIGWNNVLMMDANQVWEVDETVAKMRRLAEFHPLWIEEPTSPDDILGHAEIRQRVSPIGVATGEHCHNKVMFKQFFQAEALDYCQLDAARLGGLNEVILVVLMAAKFGVPVCPHGGGVGLCEYTQHISLFDYIAVSGSLQGRVLEYVDHLHDHFLDPVVIERGRYRVPEAPGYSITMHPESLVRHRYPDGAAWQEEA; from the coding sequence ATGCCCACCATCACCCGCGTCGAGATTCAGGACATTCGCTTCCCCACCTCGCTCTCGCTGGACGGCTCTGACGCCATGAACGCCGCGCCTGACTACTCCGCCACCTACGTGATCCTGCATACCGATGACGATGGCCCTGAGGGGCACGGGCTCACTTTCACCATCGGCCGCGGCAATGAGATCGTGGTCACCGCCGTTCGCTCGCTGGCACCACTGGTGGAAGGACGCTCGCTGGCCTCCATCACCGAGAACATGGGTGCTTTCTGGCGCGAGATCACCGGTGACAGCCAGCTGCGGTGGATTGGGCCCGACAAGGGTGCCATTCACCTGGCGACGGCCGCACTGGTCAACGGAGTGTGGGACCTGTGGGCCAAGTGCGAGGGCAAGCCGGTCTGGAAGCTGCTGACCGACATGACCCCGGAGGCCCTGGTGCGCTGCCTCGACTTCCGGTTCGTGACCGATGCGCTGACGCCCGAGGAGGCCATTGCCCTGCTCCGCCGCCAGGCTGCCGGCAAGGGCGCCCGGGAGGCGGAGATGCGTCGCGAGGGCTATCCCGGCTACACCACCTCGGCGGGTTGGCTCGGCTACGACGATGACAAGGTGCGGCGGCTGGCTCGCGAATCCCTGGCCGAGGGCTGGACCCACTTCAAGCAGAAGATCGGTGGCAACATCGAGGAGGATGCTCGCCGGGCCGCGCTGCTGCGTGAGGAGATCGGCTGGAACAACGTATTGATGATGGATGCCAATCAAGTGTGGGAGGTCGACGAGACGGTAGCCAAGATGCGCCGCCTGGCCGAATTCCATCCCCTCTGGATCGAGGAACCCACCAGCCCCGACGACATCCTCGGCCATGCCGAGATTCGTCAGCGCGTATCGCCCATCGGCGTGGCCACCGGCGAGCACTGCCACAACAAGGTGATGTTCAAGCAGTTCTTCCAGGCCGAGGCGCTGGACTATTGCCAGCTGGATGCCGCTCGCCTGGGCGGCCTCAACGAGGTGATCCTGGTGGTACTGATGGCCGCCAAGTTCGGTGTGCCGGTCTGTCCCCATGGCGGCGGCGTGGGGCTTTGCGAGTACACCCAGCACATCTCGCTGTTCGACTACATCGCTGTCTCCGGCAGCCTCCAGGGACGAGTGCTGGAATACGTCGACCACCTGCACGATCATTTTCTCGATCCTGTGGTGATCGAGCGCGGTCGCTACCGGGTGCCCGAAGCGCCGGGCTACAGCATCACCATGCACCCCGAGTCCCTGGTCCGGCACCGCTACCCGGATGGCGCCGCCTGGCAGGAGGAGGCCTGA
- a CDS encoding FAD-binding oxidoreductase gives MSRSTSHGDLLDALHQRLGARGLLRDPEAMARYLSDWAGDRLGLPLAVARPATTQEVAETVRLCHAHGVAMTPQGGHSGLVAGAMPAADGGELVISLERLDRIREIDAVNFTMTVDAGCILEHVKQLAAEQDCDFSLSLGAQGSCQIGGNVATNAGGLNVLRHGMMRQLVLGLEVVLPDGRIWNGLTALHKDNRGYALSQLFLGSEGTLGIVTGAVLKLSPRATQSRTALLGLPSVGAVVDLYGRARRECSDLLSAFELMPRRCLELAMEASPELSDPLGTSYPWYVLMEVSASGALDLDVMLEQLLERGMETGLVLDGALAGSEAQAARLWQFRESMLEGQRRRGEHLRTDISVPISAISAFVIQASQAILERSPDCEIIAYGHVGDGNLHFNILPPTDMPEEEKKPHLHALEVRLFEILDDFGGSISAEHGIGRTKQAAYLARLSPVERELAEGIKALFDPEGLMNPGRILPAHR, from the coding sequence ATGTCCCGTTCAACCTCGCACGGCGACTTGCTCGACGCCCTGCACCAGCGCCTGGGGGCCCGCGGCCTGCTCCGCGACCCCGAGGCCATGGCCCGTTATCTGAGCGACTGGGCGGGTGACCGTCTTGGCCTGCCCCTGGCGGTGGCTCGGCCAGCCACCACCCAGGAGGTGGCCGAGACAGTGCGACTCTGTCATGCCCACGGCGTGGCCATGACACCCCAGGGGGGGCACAGCGGCCTGGTGGCCGGCGCCATGCCCGCGGCTGACGGCGGCGAGCTGGTGATCAGCCTGGAACGCCTGGATCGAATCCGCGAGATCGATGCGGTGAATTTCACCATGACGGTGGACGCCGGCTGCATCCTGGAACACGTCAAGCAGCTCGCTGCCGAGCAAGACTGCGACTTCTCCCTCTCGCTGGGCGCCCAGGGCAGCTGTCAGATTGGCGGCAACGTCGCCACCAACGCTGGCGGCCTCAACGTATTGCGCCACGGCATGATGCGCCAGCTAGTGCTGGGCCTGGAGGTGGTGCTGCCCGACGGACGCATCTGGAACGGCCTGACCGCCCTGCACAAGGACAACCGCGGCTACGCCCTGTCCCAGCTGTTCCTCGGCAGCGAGGGCACGCTGGGCATCGTCACCGGTGCCGTGCTCAAGCTCTCGCCCCGCGCCACACAGAGCCGCACGGCGCTACTCGGACTGCCCTCGGTGGGCGCAGTGGTCGACCTCTACGGCCGGGCACGCCGCGAGTGCAGCGACCTGCTCAGCGCCTTCGAGCTGATGCCGCGACGCTGCCTGGAGCTGGCAATGGAGGCTAGCCCCGAGCTGAGCGACCCTCTGGGCACCTCCTACCCCTGGTACGTACTGATGGAAGTGAGCGCCAGCGGTGCCCTGGACCTGGACGTCATGCTCGAACAGCTGCTGGAACGAGGGATGGAAACCGGGCTGGTGCTGGACGGTGCCCTGGCCGGAAGCGAGGCCCAGGCCGCACGCCTTTGGCAGTTCCGCGAGAGCATGCTGGAAGGGCAGCGGCGACGTGGCGAACACCTGCGCACCGACATCTCGGTACCCATCTCGGCGATTTCCGCCTTCGTGATACAGGCCAGCCAGGCGATACTCGAGCGCTCACCCGACTGCGAGATCATCGCCTACGGCCATGTGGGCGACGGCAACCTGCACTTCAACATCCTGCCGCCGACCGACATGCCTGAGGAGGAGAAAAAGCCGCACCTCCACGCGCTGGAGGTGCGGCTGTTCGAGATTCTCGACGACTTCGGCGGCAGTATCAGCGCCGAGCATGGCATCGGCCGTACCAAGCAGGCCGCCTACCTAGCACGTCTCTCGCCGGTTGAGCGTGAACTGGCGGAGGGCATCAAGGCGCTGTTCGACCCTGAGGGGCTGATGAATCCAGGCCGGATCCTGCCTGCGCACCGCTGA
- a CDS encoding aldolase/citrate lyase family protein: protein MHLARNDFKRRLLGGEPLAGIWLGLANPYVAELAATAGFDWLLVDGEHAPNDLASLLGQLQAIAPYASAPVVRPPEGSAALLKQYLDVGVQNLLIPMVETADQAAELVAATRYPPQGVRGMGSALARASRWGQIEDYLERADDEICLILQLESPRALANLEAIAAVDGVDGLFVGPADLSAAMGYRGDPGHPEVRTVIDDAIVRIRAAGKVAGIISLCEEEARGYQAAGCGFVGVGVDALLLAQALRDLAGRFRPA, encoded by the coding sequence ATGCACTTGGCACGAAACGATTTCAAGCGGCGACTGCTGGGCGGTGAGCCCTTGGCCGGTATCTGGCTGGGGCTGGCGAACCCCTATGTGGCAGAGCTTGCGGCCACTGCCGGCTTCGACTGGCTGCTGGTGGATGGCGAGCACGCTCCCAATGACCTCGCCAGCCTGCTCGGCCAGTTGCAGGCCATCGCGCCCTATGCCAGTGCACCCGTGGTGCGCCCACCCGAGGGCAGCGCGGCGCTGCTCAAGCAGTACCTCGATGTCGGGGTGCAGAACCTGCTGATTCCGATGGTGGAAACGGCTGATCAGGCCGCCGAGCTGGTGGCCGCTACCCGCTACCCACCGCAGGGTGTCCGTGGCATGGGCAGTGCGCTGGCCCGTGCCTCGCGCTGGGGCCAGATTGAAGATTACCTGGAGCGTGCCGATGACGAGATCTGCCTGATCCTTCAACTGGAGAGCCCCCGAGCGCTCGCCAATCTGGAGGCCATTGCCGCCGTGGACGGGGTCGACGGCCTGTTCGTGGGGCCGGCGGACCTCTCCGCAGCCATGGGCTATCGCGGTGATCCGGGGCATCCGGAGGTTCGCACGGTCATCGACGATGCCATCGTGCGTATTCGTGCCGCCGGCAAGGTGGCGGGAATCATCTCCCTGTGCGAGGAGGAGGCCCGCGGCTACCAGGCGGCAGGGTGCGGCTTTGTCGGGGTGGGGGTCGACGCCCTGCTGCTGGCCCAGGCGCTACGTGACCTGGCCGGGCGATTCCGCCCGGCCTGA